A portion of the Parambassis ranga chromosome 22, fParRan2.1, whole genome shotgun sequence genome contains these proteins:
- the tecpr2 gene encoding tectonin beta-propeller repeat-containing protein 2 isoform X3, with protein sequence MASQPTPPSVLREFCPLYYLLNAIPAKVQRGFRSVLVYLTALDSSSDFLAVGSSIGMLYLYCRRLAHMNKYSVEGKCDAITAVKLLSCFDDLVAVGTASGRVAIFQLVSPLPGRNKQLRRFDVVGLHKGSVTSLAWSTNGMKLFSGDDKGRVVFSVLDLDQGVCKPVLLLEESSGVVQMEYSHQVLLVSTQQRSLLYCTQTQEALQLGTKPRKSSGRFGACFLPALCKQSDLQVFAARPGLRLWRSDVRGQVEDTRLLKPLFSSEIPQFELFPRPGPAGAYRPADRQLGLLSCFLREGWILSWNEYSIYVLDCLNEVVIGSLESSGDIVSVSCCDNEIFVLKGDRDILRLSNSPEGLASNLSELSIRLASPLTTPTILQPSGSVETAQPIRTMAIIVEDGQREEGCGVHIVSEEGQEEEGGAEEVEEAEEQLEAMELCQQSSLVTNSPRSRSSSITSWDSVHGNGPPTMSCDSRRYSAPLGQDEMQQELVVKAIRVKKKRRRRQDSSGGLSESSCSDSIFVVQDGSCSDGGSGTPLSDRASLMGLDLLNQDFSADQRLDSQEVGCGGSDKDQRYGVESCQSGSVLPPCSLILQGLEDQLNQAKVSCPRPEAAGVPPTPDVDLLLECTFSYMHNSEEDNMQEQNQMEPEDDFLSPLIGPEEGEEEEEEEDTLAPSAALPDQMFYSTVSSLDKRPSLSSDEEGDIYCPPAGSEGDIHTRFSNLGEKTSGMPTDQDCDSDRHKPDQLAESWMGYSGPGCGILSLQVSDRYIWCLDFKGGLFCSALPETGLNWQRFEDNVHQVALSPSGNLLWKVEQKSMTAFACAKVSAKGKRHWYKAVEQTAFVALSDDSAWIIGTNGDLYLQTGLSAERPCARSVKVDSPCVFSQVCVRAGVVWALSEHKALFYREGLNSYCSEGEGWKYDTVSEAQGLELMCIGLGDGGTAWALDASGSLWFRTGVCSSKPQGDDDHWWQISISDYVVFDQGSLFQTLLQATQSVATVTRAPVERVVAFLSQYSQCQPSLVSANASGVWVASGRNQLHLARGSLVGTFWQNVVPRGTVSATRWTFITSSSVPHREGSFLWLAQSRKDLFCVWDQDGELRPSSVSLPPEVELSHLSACHDALWGLDTHGRVYIRTLSPSCPTGLHWTLLDLSQLGPVRLVGVSCGSQNVWAVDSRGVVYFRVGTQPLNPSMMLPAWIQIEPPAQPIGVQLVSIQTSPNDRLLWALDNRGSVFVRTGLSDEMPVGTDWELVPGLSVSQLILSCRTVWVRCVNGDLARRYGVSDRNPAGDYWKKIPGNANWLTVTPEDELWAVTLIGGLSRRLTKLLPQTPCRPAAPGPAFGGDDVDDEWELI encoded by the exons ATGGCGTCTCAACCAACCCCGCCGTCCGTCCTGAGGGAGTTCTGCCCGCTTTATTACCTGCTGAATGCCATCCCAGCCAAG gtgcAGCGTGGCTTCAGGTCAGTCCTGGTCTACCTGACAGCTctggacagcagcagtgacttcCTGGCTGTGGGCAGCAGCATCGGCATGCTCTACCTGTACTGCCGCCGCCTGGCACACATGAACAAGTACAGTGTGGAG GGAAAGTGTGATGCAATCACAGCTGTGAAGCTCCTCAGCTGTTTTGATGACCTGGTTGCCGTGGGAACAGCGTCAGGTCGGGTTGCAATTTTCCAGCTGGTGTCTCCCCTTCCTGGGCGCAACAAACAG ctgaggcGCTTCGATGTGGTCGGCCTCCATAAAGGTTCTGTCACATCTTTGGCGTGGAGCACCAACGGCATGAAGCTCTTCTCTGGAGACGATAAAGGTCGAGTGGTGTTCTCTGTTCTGGATCTGGACCAG ggggtgTGTAagcctgtcctgctgctggaggagtcCTCGGGTGTGGTTCAGATGGAGTACAGTCACCAGGTGCTGCTGGTGTCCACGCAGCAGAGGTCCCTCCTgtactgcacacagacacaggaagccCTGCAGCTGGGCACCAAGCCCCGCAAGAG CAGCGGCAGGTTTGGCGCCTGCTTCCTGCCCGCTCTGTGTAAACAGAGCGATCTGCAGGTGTTCGCTGCACGACCCGGACTCAGACTATGGAGGTCTGatgtcagaggacaggtggaGGACACCCGCCTGCTCAAACCACTCTTCAGCTCAGAG ATACCTCAGTTCGAGTTGTTTCCTCGTCCTGGTCCGGCCGGAGCGTACCGCCCAGCTGATCGTCAGCTCGGGCTGCTCAGCTGCTTTCTTAGAGAGGGCTGGATCCTCAGCTGGAACGAGTACAGCATCTACGTCTTAGACTGTCTCAATGAG GTTGTAATTGGATCCTTAGAGAGCAGCGGAGACATTGTTTCAGTGTCGTGCTGTGACAATGAGATCTTCGTCCtgaaaggagacagagacatcCTTCGTCTCTCCAACAGCCCCGAGGGACTAGCGTCTAACT TGTCAGAGCTCTCAATCCGCCTAGCCTCACCTTTGACCACGCCCACCATCCTCCAGCCGAGCGGATCGGTGGAAAcggctcagccaatcagaaccaTGGCCATCATTGTGGAGGAtgggcagagggaggaggggtgtgGAGTCCACATAGTCAGCGAGGAGgggcaagaggaggagggaggggctgaggaagtggaggaggccgaggagcagctggag GCAATGGAGCTCTGCCAGCAGTCCAGTTTGGTCACCAACAGCCCTCGAAGCCGCAGCAGCTCCATCACTTCCTGGGACAGTGTCCATGGAAATGGCCCACCTACCATGTCCTGTGACTCCAGGCGTTACAGCGCCCCCCTTGGTCAAGATGAGATGCAGCAGGAGCTGGTGGTGAAAGCCATCAGAGttaagaagaagaggaggagacgacAAG acAGCAGCGGAGGACTCTCTGAGAGCAGCTGTTCAGACTCCATCTTTGTTGTCCAGGATGGAAGCTGCAGTGACGGGGGTAGTGGAACTCCTCTGAGCGACCGAGCCTCCCTCATGGGTCTGGACCTTCTGAACCAGGACTTTTCAGCTGACCAGAGGCTGGACTCACAGGAGGTGGGCTGTGGAGGATCAGACAAAGATCAGCGGTATGGAGTGGAGTCCTGCCAGTCTGG CTCCGTCCTACCTCCATGCTCCTTGATCCTTCAGGGTCTAGAGGATCAGCTCAACCAAGCAAAGGTGTCTTGTCCCAGGCCAGAGGCGGCGGGTGTTCCCCCTACACCAGATGTGGACCTGCTGCTTGAGTGCACCTTTTCTTATATGCACAATTCTGAGGAGGACAATATGCAGGAGCAGAACCAAATGGAGCCAGAGGACGATTTCCTGAGCCCTCTGATTGGtccagaggagggagaggaggaggaggaggag GAGGACACCCTGGCACCATCTGCTGCTCTCCCAGACCAGATGTTTTActccactgtgtcctctctGGACAAAAGGCCCAGTTTGTCCAGTGATGAAGAGGGAGACATCTACTGCCCCCCTGCTGGCAGTGAAGGGGATATCCACACTCGTTTTTCCAATCTGGGAGAGAAGACATCAGGCATGCCCACGGACCAGGACTGTGACAGTGACAGACACAAACCAGACCAG CTGGCAGAGAGCTGGATGGGATACTCAGGACCAGGATGTGGAATCCTGAGCCTGCAGGTGTCTGACAG gtatATATGGTGTCTGGACTTTAAAGGAGGACTGTTCTGCAGCGCACTTCCTGAAACTGGACTCAACTGGCAGCGTTTTGAAGACAATGTTCACCAGGTGGCGTTATCACCTTCTG GTAACCTGCTGTGGAAGGTGGAACAGAAGAGCATGACAGCATTTGCATGCGCTAAAGTTTCCGCTAAAGGTAAACGTCACTGGTACAAAGCTGTGGAGCAAACGGCCTTCGTCGCTCTGAGTGATGACTCTGCCTGGATCATCGGGACCAATGGAGACCTCTACCTGCAGACAG gtcTGAGTGCGGAGCGGCCCTGTGCCCGCTCGGTGAAGGTGGACTCGCCCTGCGTGTTCAGCCAGGTGTGTGTGCGAGCAGGTGTGGTCTGGGCCCTGAGCGAGCACAAGGCTTTGTTCTACCGAGAAGGACTGAACAGCTACTGCAGCGAGGGGGAGGGCTGGAAGTACGACACTGTCAG CGAAGCTCAGGGTCTGGAGCTGATGTGCATTGGTCTGGGAGACGGTGGGACTGCCTGGGCACTTGATGCCAGCGGCAGCCTCTGGTTCCGGACGGGGGTCTGTTCTTCCAAACCGCAGGGTGATGACGACCACTGGTGGCAG aTCAGTATTTCGGACTATGTGGTCTTCGATCAGGGCAGTCTGTTCCAGACGCTGTTGCAGGCCACACAGAGTGTTGCCACGGTAACCAGGGCGCCGGTAGAGCGGGTGGTGGCCTTTTTGTCACAGTACTCGCAGTGCCAGCCCAGTCTGGTCAGTGCCAACGCCAGCGGAGTGTGGGTGGCCTCGGGCCGGAACCAGCTGCACCTGGCCCGCGGCAGCCTTGTGG GAACTTTCTGGCAGAATGTTGTCCCCAGAGGAACCGTCTCAGCCACCAGGTGGACCTTCATCACGTCTTCATCTGTGCCTCACCGAGAAG gATCCTTCCTGTGGTTGGCTCAAAGCAGGAAGGATCTGTTCTGTGTCTGGGATCAGGACGGCGAGCTCCGCCCCTCCTCTGTCTCGCTCCCTCCTGAG GTGGAGCTGTCTCACCTTTCTGCCTGTCATGATGCTCTCTGGGGTTTGGACACTCATGGCCGTGTCTATATCAGAACTCTGTCTCCATCTTGTCCCACCGGTCTGCACTGGACCCTGCTGGACCTCAGCCAGCTTG GACCTGTCCGTCTCGTGGGTGTGAGCTGCGGCAGTCAGAACGTCTGGGCCGTGGACAGCCGAGGAGTCGTTTACTTCCGAGTAGGAACTCAGCCATTGAACCCGAGCATGATGTTGCCGGCCTGGATCCAGATAGAACCACCCGCACAG CCAATCGGAGTGCAGCTGGTCAGCATCCAGACCAGTCCCAATGACCGCCTGCTCTGGGCTCTGGACAACAGAGGAAGTGTCTTTGTCAGGACTGGACTCAGTGATGAGATGCCTGTGGGTACAGACTGGGAGCTGGTTCCAG gtctctCCGTCAGTCAGCTGATCCTCAGCTGCCGCACTGTGTGGGTTCGGTGTGTGAACGGAGACCTCGCTCGACGTTACGGCGTGTCTGACCGAAACCCAGCAGGAGATTATTGGAAGAAGATCCCTGGAAATGCCAACTGGCTCACAG tcACTCCAGAGGATGAGCTGTGGGCAGTAACTCTGATTGGTGGACTGTCCCGTCGGTTAACTAAGCTCCTCCCACAGACGCCCTGCAGACCTGCTGCGCCAGGCCCCGCCTTCGGAGGGGATGATGTCGATGATGAATGGGAGCTCATCTAA
- the tecpr2 gene encoding tectonin beta-propeller repeat-containing protein 2 isoform X4, with protein sequence MKLFSGDDKGRVVFSVLDLDQGVCKPVLLLEESSGVVQMEYSHQVLLVSTQQRSLLYCTQTQEALQLGTKPRKSSGRFGACFLPALCKQSDLQVFAARPGLRLWRSDVRGQVEDTRLLKPLFSSEIPQFELFPRPGPAGAYRPADRQLGLLSCFLREGWILSWNEYSIYVLDCLNEVVIGSLESSGDIVSVSCCDNEIFVLKGDRDILRLSNSPEGLASNLSELSIRLASPLTTPTILQPSGSVETAQPIRTMAIIVEDGQREEGCGVHIVSEEGQEEEGGAEEVEEAEEQLEAMELCQQSSLVTNSPRSRSSSITSWDSVHGNGPPTMSCDSRRYSAPLGQDEMQQELVVKAIRVKKKRRRRQDSSGGLSESSCSDSIFVVQDGSCSDGGSGTPLSDRASLMGLDLLNQDFSADQRLDSQEVGCGGSDKDQRYGVESCQSGSVLPPCSLILQGLEDQLNQAKVSCPRPEAAGVPPTPDVDLLLECTFSYMHNSEEDNMQEQNQMEPEDDFLSPLIGPEEGEEEEEEEDTLAPSAALPDQMFYSTVSSLDKRPSLSSDEEGDIYCPPAGSEGDIHTRFSNLGEKTSGMPTDQDCDSDRHKPDQLAESWMGYSGPGCGILSLQVSDRYIWCLDFKGGLFCSALPETGLNWQRFEDNVHQVALSPSGNLLWKVEQKSMTAFACAKVSAKGKRHWYKAVEQTAFVALSDDSAWIIGTNGDLYLQTGLSAERPCARSVKVDSPCVFSQVCVRAGVVWALSEHKALFYREGLNSYCSEGEGWKYDTVSEAQGLELMCIGLGDGGTAWALDASGSLWFRTGVCSSKPQGDDDHWWQISISDYVVFDQGSLFQTLLQATQSVATVTRAPVERVVAFLSQYSQCQPSLVSANASGVWVASGRNQLHLARGSLVGTFWQNVVPRGTVSATRWTFITSSSVPHREGSFLWLAQSRKDLFCVWDQDGELRPSSVSLPPEVELSHLSACHDALWGLDTHGRVYIRTLSPSCPTGLHWTLLDLSQLGPVRLVGVSCGSQNVWAVDSRGVVYFRVGTQPLNPSMMLPAWIQIEPPAQPIGVQLVSIQTSPNDRLLWALDNRGSVFVRTGLSDEMPVGTDWELVPGLSVSQLILSCRTVWVRCVNGDLARRYGVSDRNPAGDYWKKIPGNANWLTVTPEDELWAVTLIGGLSRRLTKLLPQTPCRPAAPGPAFGGDDVDDEWELI encoded by the exons ATGAAGCTCTTCTCTGGAGACGATAAAGGTCGAGTGGTGTTCTCTGTTCTGGATCTGGACCAG ggggtgTGTAagcctgtcctgctgctggaggagtcCTCGGGTGTGGTTCAGATGGAGTACAGTCACCAGGTGCTGCTGGTGTCCACGCAGCAGAGGTCCCTCCTgtactgcacacagacacaggaagccCTGCAGCTGGGCACCAAGCCCCGCAAGAG CAGCGGCAGGTTTGGCGCCTGCTTCCTGCCCGCTCTGTGTAAACAGAGCGATCTGCAGGTGTTCGCTGCACGACCCGGACTCAGACTATGGAGGTCTGatgtcagaggacaggtggaGGACACCCGCCTGCTCAAACCACTCTTCAGCTCAGAG ATACCTCAGTTCGAGTTGTTTCCTCGTCCTGGTCCGGCCGGAGCGTACCGCCCAGCTGATCGTCAGCTCGGGCTGCTCAGCTGCTTTCTTAGAGAGGGCTGGATCCTCAGCTGGAACGAGTACAGCATCTACGTCTTAGACTGTCTCAATGAG GTTGTAATTGGATCCTTAGAGAGCAGCGGAGACATTGTTTCAGTGTCGTGCTGTGACAATGAGATCTTCGTCCtgaaaggagacagagacatcCTTCGTCTCTCCAACAGCCCCGAGGGACTAGCGTCTAACT TGTCAGAGCTCTCAATCCGCCTAGCCTCACCTTTGACCACGCCCACCATCCTCCAGCCGAGCGGATCGGTGGAAAcggctcagccaatcagaaccaTGGCCATCATTGTGGAGGAtgggcagagggaggaggggtgtgGAGTCCACATAGTCAGCGAGGAGgggcaagaggaggagggaggggctgaggaagtggaggaggccgaggagcagctggag GCAATGGAGCTCTGCCAGCAGTCCAGTTTGGTCACCAACAGCCCTCGAAGCCGCAGCAGCTCCATCACTTCCTGGGACAGTGTCCATGGAAATGGCCCACCTACCATGTCCTGTGACTCCAGGCGTTACAGCGCCCCCCTTGGTCAAGATGAGATGCAGCAGGAGCTGGTGGTGAAAGCCATCAGAGttaagaagaagaggaggagacgacAAG acAGCAGCGGAGGACTCTCTGAGAGCAGCTGTTCAGACTCCATCTTTGTTGTCCAGGATGGAAGCTGCAGTGACGGGGGTAGTGGAACTCCTCTGAGCGACCGAGCCTCCCTCATGGGTCTGGACCTTCTGAACCAGGACTTTTCAGCTGACCAGAGGCTGGACTCACAGGAGGTGGGCTGTGGAGGATCAGACAAAGATCAGCGGTATGGAGTGGAGTCCTGCCAGTCTGG CTCCGTCCTACCTCCATGCTCCTTGATCCTTCAGGGTCTAGAGGATCAGCTCAACCAAGCAAAGGTGTCTTGTCCCAGGCCAGAGGCGGCGGGTGTTCCCCCTACACCAGATGTGGACCTGCTGCTTGAGTGCACCTTTTCTTATATGCACAATTCTGAGGAGGACAATATGCAGGAGCAGAACCAAATGGAGCCAGAGGACGATTTCCTGAGCCCTCTGATTGGtccagaggagggagaggaggaggaggaggag GAGGACACCCTGGCACCATCTGCTGCTCTCCCAGACCAGATGTTTTActccactgtgtcctctctGGACAAAAGGCCCAGTTTGTCCAGTGATGAAGAGGGAGACATCTACTGCCCCCCTGCTGGCAGTGAAGGGGATATCCACACTCGTTTTTCCAATCTGGGAGAGAAGACATCAGGCATGCCCACGGACCAGGACTGTGACAGTGACAGACACAAACCAGACCAG CTGGCAGAGAGCTGGATGGGATACTCAGGACCAGGATGTGGAATCCTGAGCCTGCAGGTGTCTGACAG gtatATATGGTGTCTGGACTTTAAAGGAGGACTGTTCTGCAGCGCACTTCCTGAAACTGGACTCAACTGGCAGCGTTTTGAAGACAATGTTCACCAGGTGGCGTTATCACCTTCTG GTAACCTGCTGTGGAAGGTGGAACAGAAGAGCATGACAGCATTTGCATGCGCTAAAGTTTCCGCTAAAGGTAAACGTCACTGGTACAAAGCTGTGGAGCAAACGGCCTTCGTCGCTCTGAGTGATGACTCTGCCTGGATCATCGGGACCAATGGAGACCTCTACCTGCAGACAG gtcTGAGTGCGGAGCGGCCCTGTGCCCGCTCGGTGAAGGTGGACTCGCCCTGCGTGTTCAGCCAGGTGTGTGTGCGAGCAGGTGTGGTCTGGGCCCTGAGCGAGCACAAGGCTTTGTTCTACCGAGAAGGACTGAACAGCTACTGCAGCGAGGGGGAGGGCTGGAAGTACGACACTGTCAG CGAAGCTCAGGGTCTGGAGCTGATGTGCATTGGTCTGGGAGACGGTGGGACTGCCTGGGCACTTGATGCCAGCGGCAGCCTCTGGTTCCGGACGGGGGTCTGTTCTTCCAAACCGCAGGGTGATGACGACCACTGGTGGCAG aTCAGTATTTCGGACTATGTGGTCTTCGATCAGGGCAGTCTGTTCCAGACGCTGTTGCAGGCCACACAGAGTGTTGCCACGGTAACCAGGGCGCCGGTAGAGCGGGTGGTGGCCTTTTTGTCACAGTACTCGCAGTGCCAGCCCAGTCTGGTCAGTGCCAACGCCAGCGGAGTGTGGGTGGCCTCGGGCCGGAACCAGCTGCACCTGGCCCGCGGCAGCCTTGTGG GAACTTTCTGGCAGAATGTTGTCCCCAGAGGAACCGTCTCAGCCACCAGGTGGACCTTCATCACGTCTTCATCTGTGCCTCACCGAGAAG gATCCTTCCTGTGGTTGGCTCAAAGCAGGAAGGATCTGTTCTGTGTCTGGGATCAGGACGGCGAGCTCCGCCCCTCCTCTGTCTCGCTCCCTCCTGAG GTGGAGCTGTCTCACCTTTCTGCCTGTCATGATGCTCTCTGGGGTTTGGACACTCATGGCCGTGTCTATATCAGAACTCTGTCTCCATCTTGTCCCACCGGTCTGCACTGGACCCTGCTGGACCTCAGCCAGCTTG GACCTGTCCGTCTCGTGGGTGTGAGCTGCGGCAGTCAGAACGTCTGGGCCGTGGACAGCCGAGGAGTCGTTTACTTCCGAGTAGGAACTCAGCCATTGAACCCGAGCATGATGTTGCCGGCCTGGATCCAGATAGAACCACCCGCACAG CCAATCGGAGTGCAGCTGGTCAGCATCCAGACCAGTCCCAATGACCGCCTGCTCTGGGCTCTGGACAACAGAGGAAGTGTCTTTGTCAGGACTGGACTCAGTGATGAGATGCCTGTGGGTACAGACTGGGAGCTGGTTCCAG gtctctCCGTCAGTCAGCTGATCCTCAGCTGCCGCACTGTGTGGGTTCGGTGTGTGAACGGAGACCTCGCTCGACGTTACGGCGTGTCTGACCGAAACCCAGCAGGAGATTATTGGAAGAAGATCCCTGGAAATGCCAACTGGCTCACAG tcACTCCAGAGGATGAGCTGTGGGCAGTAACTCTGATTGGTGGACTGTCCCGTCGGTTAACTAAGCTCCTCCCACAGACGCCCTGCAGACCTGCTGCGCCAGGCCCCGCCTTCGGAGGGGATGATGTCGATGATGAATGGGAGCTCATCTAA